In one Sulfitobacter sp. LCG007 genomic region, the following are encoded:
- a CDS encoding DUF2794 domain-containing protein — MNAPVPPSSNLHQMPPAQVSFHRTELSAILALYGRMVAAGEWRDYGISCLRDVAVFSVFRRTAENPLYRIEKRPRLRDRQGMYAVLGMDGRIMRRGHDLRTVLRVLERKLIRAVE; from the coding sequence ATGAACGCCCCGGTCCCGCCGTCGAGCAACCTGCACCAGATGCCCCCGGCGCAGGTGTCATTCCACCGTACCGAGCTGTCCGCCATTCTGGCGCTCTACGGTCGAATGGTCGCGGCCGGCGAATGGCGCGATTACGGGATATCCTGTCTGCGCGACGTGGCGGTTTTCTCGGTGTTTCGACGCACTGCGGAGAACCCGCTCTACCGCATCGAGAAAAGGCCGCGGCTGCGCGACAGGCAGGGGATGTACGCGGTCCTCGGCATGGACGGGCGCATCATGCGGCGGGGTCATGACCTCAGGACCGTGCTTCGGGTGCTCGAGCGGAAACTGATCCGCGCGGTCGAGTGA
- the zapE gene encoding cell division protein ZapE, translating to MESLQEIYDRETESGRLRDDPAQRAVLPEFERIRAALAKPVKRGLFRRAPEPPKGLYLWGGVGRGKSMLMDFFVAHIGEVPARRVHFHAFMQEIHAAMHEVRKSGVEDAITPVAEEVAASLRLLAFDEMQISDITDAMIVGRLFEHLFAAGVVVVTTSNRVPEDLYKNGINREVFLPFIALIKARMVVHELASPNDYRQDFLGGKQVYFTPVNDASRAAMNAVWDELAGGPGSPLALHVKGRVVEIPHFRNGVARAGFHELCGRALGPADYLALADGVKVLLLDNIPSLSRSNFNEAKRFVTLIDALYEARVRLVCSAADKPEMLYLEGEGTFEFERTASRLREMQGADWGR from the coding sequence ATGGAGAGCCTGCAAGAAATCTATGACCGCGAGACCGAATCCGGCCGGCTGCGCGACGACCCGGCTCAGCGCGCCGTGCTGCCCGAGTTCGAGCGCATCCGCGCCGCGCTTGCCAAGCCGGTGAAGCGCGGGCTGTTTCGCCGGGCGCCCGAGCCGCCGAAGGGGCTATACCTCTGGGGCGGCGTTGGGCGCGGCAAGTCCATGCTGATGGATTTCTTCGTCGCCCATATCGGTGAGGTCCCGGCGCGCCGGGTTCATTTCCACGCGTTCATGCAGGAAATCCACGCGGCGATGCACGAGGTCCGCAAGTCCGGTGTGGAGGATGCGATTACCCCCGTCGCCGAAGAGGTCGCGGCCTCGCTTCGCCTGCTCGCGTTCGACGAGATGCAGATCAGTGACATCACCGATGCAATGATCGTTGGCCGCCTGTTCGAGCATCTATTCGCGGCGGGCGTGGTTGTCGTGACGACCTCCAACCGGGTGCCTGAGGATCTCTACAAGAACGGGATCAACCGCGAAGTCTTCCTGCCCTTCATCGCGCTCATCAAGGCGCGCATGGTAGTGCATGAACTGGCCAGTCCGAACGACTACAGGCAGGACTTCCTCGGTGGCAAGCAGGTGTATTTCACGCCGGTCAACGACGCATCGCGCGCCGCGATGAACGCGGTATGGGACGAACTCGCGGGCGGGCCCGGAAGCCCGCTCGCGCTGCATGTTAAGGGGCGCGTGGTCGAGATCCCACATTTCCGCAACGGCGTGGCCCGGGCCGGCTTTCACGAGCTGTGCGGGCGCGCGCTCGGTCCGGCGGATTATCTTGCGCTGGCGGATGGGGTGAAGGTCCTGCTGCTCGACAACATTCCGTCGCTGTCGCGGTCGAACTTCAACGAGGCCAAGCGCTTCGTGACCCTGATCGACGCACTCTACGAGGCGCGGGTGCGGCTGGTCTGCTCGGCCGCGGACAAGCCCGAGATGCTCTACCTCGAGGGCGAGGGCACCTTCGAGTTCGAACGCACCGCCTCGCGCCTGCGCGAGATGCAGGGAGCGGACTGGGGGCGCTGA
- a CDS encoding alpha/beta fold hydrolase: MNWLTLLPIAGLAVAALPLLLELRRRPVDAGMRKDAPGRFARLPQGVTHYQWSGPEDGPVAVCVHGLTTPGYVWRDVASGLAEMGYRVLVYDHIGRGFSDRAKARQDRNFFIAHLNALLAHEGMDEPITLLGYSMGGSVATAYAAAHPERIAALVLLASAGMGRVASGLDGVMLNTPLLGHWLMLSTYPRKLRAGIRAERALGQKGQDINRMQLAELDKRGLVPAVLSSQRGILSELMESDHLDIRNSGIPVLALWGREDDVIPLAASKVLASWNPDARQAIIDDAGHGLPYTHAEEVLARIRDFFRNAL, encoded by the coding sequence ATGAACTGGCTGACTCTGCTCCCGATCGCCGGGCTCGCGGTCGCGGCGCTTCCGCTTCTGCTCGAACTCCGGCGCAGGCCGGTGGACGCGGGCATGCGGAAGGACGCGCCGGGCCGTTTCGCCCGCTTGCCCCAGGGTGTCACCCATTACCAGTGGAGCGGACCCGAAGACGGCCCGGTCGCCGTCTGCGTTCACGGGCTGACCACGCCGGGCTATGTCTGGCGCGACGTGGCGAGCGGGCTCGCCGAGATGGGCTACCGGGTGTTGGTCTACGATCATATCGGCCGGGGCTTTTCGGATCGGGCGAAGGCGCGGCAGGACCGCAACTTCTTCATCGCGCATCTGAACGCGCTTCTCGCACATGAAGGCATGGACGAGCCCATCACGCTGCTTGGCTATTCCATGGGCGGCTCGGTCGCGACAGCCTACGCCGCCGCACATCCCGAACGGATCGCCGCGCTGGTGCTGCTGGCGAGCGCCGGCATGGGCCGGGTCGCATCGGGCCTCGACGGGGTCATGCTCAATACCCCGCTGCTGGGCCATTGGCTGATGCTGAGCACCTACCCGAGAAAGCTGCGCGCCGGGATCAGGGCAGAACGCGCCCTCGGGCAGAAAGGCCAGGACATCAACCGGATGCAACTTGCCGAACTCGACAAGCGCGGACTGGTGCCTGCCGTGCTTTCCAGCCAGAGGGGCATCCTGTCCGAATTGATGGAAAGCGATCATCTCGACATCCGGAACTCGGGCATCCCCGTGCTGGCGCTGTGGGGCAGAGAGGATGACGTGATCCCCCTTGCGGCGTCGAAGGTGCTGGCCTCCTGGAACCCGGACGCCCGACAGGCGATCATCGACGACGCGGGGCACGGCCTGCCCTATACCCATGCCGAGGAGGTTCTGGCGCGCATCCGCGACTTCTTCCGCAACGCGCTTTAG
- a CDS encoding AEC family transporter, translating into MIDILLKTLPFFAIIGLGYWAGRTRFFSEEATAYLTKFVFYFALSAMLFRFSANLSLAEVWDMRLVSAYLWGTTFVYLIATGVALFRHLDMETTAIEAQCAVIGNTGFLGVPMLSLLIGPEAIGPVVLALATDLVIFSSLIVILITTAREGRISIGILRTVAVALARNPMIVAISAGLVWSGLEIPMPAPLNEFLAILGGAATPGALFAIGASLASKSAERLSIAIWLSVCKLVLHPLAVAFACFFVFRVDPFSAGVIVAAAALPVAGNVYILAQHYGVAPKRVSAAILISTAASILTVSGVIAWVTQG; encoded by the coding sequence ATGATCGATATCCTGCTCAAGACGCTGCCTTTCTTCGCCATCATCGGGCTGGGTTACTGGGCCGGACGGACCCGTTTCTTCAGCGAAGAGGCGACGGCCTACCTCACGAAGTTCGTCTTCTATTTCGCCCTCTCGGCCATGCTCTTCCGGTTTTCCGCGAACCTGTCGCTGGCCGAGGTGTGGGACATGCGGTTGGTCAGCGCATATCTGTGGGGAACGACGTTCGTCTATCTCATCGCCACCGGGGTCGCGCTGTTCCGCCATCTCGACATGGAGACGACGGCGATCGAGGCGCAGTGCGCCGTGATCGGCAATACCGGCTTTCTCGGCGTGCCGATGCTGTCGCTGCTGATAGGTCCCGAGGCGATCGGGCCTGTGGTGCTCGCCCTTGCAACCGACCTGGTGATATTTTCCAGCCTGATCGTCATCCTGATCACCACCGCGCGCGAAGGACGAATCAGCATCGGGATCCTGCGCACCGTGGCGGTCGCTCTGGCCAGGAACCCCATGATCGTGGCGATATCCGCCGGGCTGGTATGGTCGGGCCTCGAGATACCGATGCCCGCGCCGCTCAACGAATTCCTCGCCATCCTCGGCGGCGCGGCGACGCCGGGCGCCCTTTTCGCCATCGGCGCCTCGCTGGCGTCGAAATCCGCCGAACGGCTCAGCATCGCGATCTGGCTCAGCGTCTGCAAGCTGGTCCTGCATCCCCTGGCCGTGGCCTTCGCCTGCTTCTTCGTCTTCCGGGTCGATCCCTTCAGCGCCGGGGTCATCGTCGCGGCCGCCGCCTTGCCCGTCGCGGGCAACGTCTACATCCTCGCACAGCACTACGGCGTCGCGCCCAAGCGGGTATCCGCCGCGATCCTGATCTCGACGGCGGCCAGCATCCTGACCGTCAGCGGCGTGATCGCCTGGGTCACGCAGGGCTGA
- a CDS encoding TetR/AcrR family transcriptional regulator — MGAAAELVRRGRKFDQVLEGARKVFMADGFEGASVDEIARVANVSKATLYSYFPDKRLLFTEVARHECRRQAREGLDRIDVAGPPREVLGQAGRHFLRFLTSRFGQQIFRICVAESDRFPELGQQFYNSGPAVMRAEISAYLKGAAERGELRVRDVALAADQFGELCKADLWARLIFGVSKSVTEEEIDRVVDGAVETFMARYGA, encoded by the coding sequence ATGGGCGCGGCAGCAGAGCTTGTCCGGCGTGGGAGGAAGTTCGATCAGGTGCTCGAGGGTGCCCGAAAGGTCTTCATGGCGGACGGTTTCGAAGGTGCCAGCGTCGACGAGATCGCGAGGGTCGCGAATGTCTCGAAGGCCACGCTCTACAGCTACTTTCCGGACAAGCGCCTGCTGTTCACCGAAGTCGCACGGCACGAGTGCCGTCGTCAGGCGCGCGAGGGGCTGGACAGGATCGACGTTGCAGGGCCGCCCCGCGAGGTGCTGGGTCAGGCCGGGCGGCATTTCCTGAGGTTTCTCACCTCGCGCTTCGGTCAGCAGATATTCCGCATCTGCGTGGCGGAATCGGACCGCTTTCCCGAACTCGGCCAGCAATTCTACAACTCCGGGCCCGCCGTCATGCGCGCCGAGATTTCGGCCTACCTGAAGGGGGCCGCCGAACGGGGTGAACTGCGGGTCAGGGACGTAGCGCTTGCCGCGGACCAGTTCGGAGAGCTGTGCAAGGCCGATCTCTGGGCGCGGCTCATCTTCGGCGTGAGCAAGTCCGTTACCGAGGAAGAGATCGACAGGGTCGTGGACGGCGCGGTCGAAACCTTCATGGCGCGCTACGGGGCCTGA
- the mbfA gene encoding iron exporter MbfA, whose protein sequence is MGFSFSRKRFSDLSEQEILALAISSEEDDARIYRGYAERLRGDYPDSARVFDGMAAEEDSHRHRLIDLHKRRFGEVIPLIRREHVAGYYQRRPVWLVENLGLDRIRAEAEGMEKDAERFYLQAAARTSDAATRQLLGDLAAAEAGHQKKADDLEDRFLDETARTAEDETAHRQFILTWVQPGLAGLMDGSVSTLAPIFATAFATHDTWTTFLVGLAASVGAGISMGFTEAASDDGQLSGRGSPVKRGLATGVMTTLGGLGHALPYLIPHFWTATAVACVVVFIELWAIAWIQNRYMETPFFRATLQVVFGGALVLAAGILIGSG, encoded by the coding sequence ATGGGGTTCTCTTTTTCCCGCAAACGGTTCTCGGATCTCAGCGAGCAGGAGATTCTCGCTCTCGCGATCTCTTCCGAGGAGGACGACGCGCGGATCTATCGCGGATATGCCGAGAGGCTGAGGGGCGACTACCCGGACTCGGCACGTGTCTTCGACGGCATGGCGGCCGAGGAGGACAGCCACCGGCATCGGCTGATCGACCTGCACAAGCGGCGCTTCGGCGAGGTCATTCCGTTGATCCGGCGCGAGCATGTGGCAGGCTACTACCAGCGCCGGCCGGTATGGCTGGTGGAGAACCTCGGGCTCGACCGGATCCGGGCGGAAGCCGAGGGCATGGAAAAGGACGCCGAGCGGTTCTACCTTCAGGCCGCCGCGCGGACCTCGGATGCGGCCACGCGCCAGCTGCTGGGCGATCTGGCCGCTGCGGAAGCGGGACACCAGAAGAAGGCGGACGACCTCGAGGATCGCTTTCTCGACGAGACCGCCCGCACCGCCGAGGACGAGACGGCCCATCGCCAGTTCATCCTGACATGGGTGCAGCCGGGCCTCGCCGGTCTGATGGACGGTTCCGTGTCGACCCTCGCCCCGATCTTCGCCACGGCCTTCGCCACCCATGACACATGGACCACGTTCCTTGTCGGGCTCGCGGCCTCGGTCGGTGCCGGCATCTCGATGGGCTTCACCGAGGCGGCATCCGATGACGGGCAGCTTTCCGGGCGCGGCTCGCCGGTCAAGCGCGGGCTTGCAACCGGGGTGATGACAACGCTGGGCGGGCTCGGTCACGCCCTGCCCTACCTTATCCCGCATTTCTGGACCGCGACCGCCGTTGCCTGTGTCGTCGTCTTCATCGAGCTCTGGGCCATCGCGTGGATCCAGAACCGCTACATGGAGACGCCCTTCTTCCGTGCGACGCTTCAGGTCGTCTTCGGCGGGGCGCTGGTGCTGGCTGCGGGGATCCTGATCGGTTCCGGCTGA
- a CDS encoding HAD family hydrolase, whose translation MTPQAVVFDIGNVLIEWQPERFFDGVIGAARRKEMFAAVDLHGMNDNVDLGGHFTETVYGMAEANPEWESEIRIWHDRWIEMAAPAIDHSVRLMRALRSRGVPVFSLTNFGIQTYELAAGHYPFLREFDRDFISGHMGVIKPDPVIFERLEAGSGLSGGAILFTDDRADNIAAAKARGWKTHLFTGAQGWADRLVDEGLLPADEAR comes from the coding sequence ATGACGCCTCAGGCAGTGGTTTTCGATATCGGCAACGTGCTGATCGAGTGGCAGCCCGAAAGGTTCTTCGACGGCGTGATCGGCGCCGCGCGCCGGAAAGAGATGTTCGCCGCCGTGGACCTGCATGGCATGAACGACAATGTGGACCTGGGCGGGCACTTCACCGAGACCGTCTACGGAATGGCCGAGGCCAATCCGGAATGGGAAAGCGAGATCCGGATCTGGCACGACCGCTGGATCGAGATGGCCGCGCCCGCCATCGACCATTCCGTCCGTCTCATGCGTGCCCTTCGAAGCCGTGGTGTTCCGGTCTTCTCGCTCACCAACTTCGGCATCCAGACCTATGAACTTGCCGCCGGGCACTATCCCTTCCTGCGCGAGTTCGACCGCGACTTCATTTCCGGCCACATGGGCGTGATCAAGCCCGATCCGGTGATCTTCGAGAGGCTCGAGGCCGGTAGCGGGCTGTCGGGCGGCGCCATCCTCTTCACCGACGACCGCGCGGACAATATCGCCGCAGCAAAGGCCCGAGGCTGGAAGACCCACCTTTTCACGGGCGCTCAGGGCTGGGCCGATCGGCTTGTGGACGAAGGGCTGCTGCCGGCGGATGAAGCCCGGTGA
- a CDS encoding folylpolyglutamate synthase/dihydrofolate synthase family protein, whose protein sequence is MSAAGSDAILARMMSLHPKIIDLTLDRVWRLLDALGNPQDSLPPVIHIAGTNGKGSTLAMIRAGLEASGARVHAYTSPHLARFHERIRVAGELIAESDLTAVLDECYDANGGESITYFEITTCAAILAFSRTAADYTLLEVGLGGRLDATNVIERPELTVITPVSMDHESYLGDTLSLIATEKAGIIKRRVPCVVGPQEEDALEVIEMTAARLGAPLLAYGQQWHAFPERDRMTYQDENGLLDLPRPNLLGDHQIQNAGSAVAALRHLARDERACEAAVTQAEWPARMQRLRQGPLVEAAPDAELWLDGGHNPAAGVALAWVLASLPRRPTWLVCGMLNTKDIAGYLGPLAPEVQGLYAVSIPGEANTLPADETAAKAVAAGMAAHTAPSVLDAVRTIVDADPSARILICGSLYLAGSVLRANG, encoded by the coding sequence ATGAGCGCCGCCGGCTCCGACGCCATCCTTGCCCGGATGATGTCGCTGCATCCCAAGATCATAGATCTCACGCTGGATCGGGTCTGGCGCCTGCTCGACGCGCTCGGCAATCCGCAGGACTCCCTGCCGCCGGTCATCCACATCGCCGGGACCAACGGCAAGGGCTCGACGCTTGCGATGATCCGGGCGGGTCTCGAGGCGAGCGGCGCGCGCGTGCATGCCTACACATCGCCGCATCTGGCGCGCTTCCACGAGCGCATCCGCGTTGCAGGCGAGCTGATCGCCGAGTCCGACCTGACGGCGGTGCTGGACGAATGCTATGACGCCAACGGCGGCGAGAGCATCACCTATTTCGAGATCACCACTTGCGCCGCGATCCTCGCCTTCTCACGGACCGCTGCGGATTACACGCTGCTCGAGGTCGGACTGGGCGGCAGGCTCGATGCGACCAACGTGATCGAAAGGCCCGAGCTGACCGTCATCACGCCGGTCTCGATGGACCACGAAAGCTATCTCGGTGACACGCTTTCGCTGATCGCGACCGAGAAGGCGGGCATAATCAAGCGCCGCGTGCCCTGCGTCGTGGGACCGCAGGAAGAGGATGCGCTTGAGGTGATCGAGATGACCGCCGCCCGCCTCGGCGCGCCGCTGCTCGCCTACGGACAGCAATGGCATGCGTTCCCCGAACGCGACCGGATGACATATCAGGACGAGAACGGGCTGCTGGACCTGCCGCGACCGAACCTGCTTGGCGATCACCAGATCCAGAACGCCGGTTCGGCGGTGGCCGCGCTGCGCCATCTTGCCAGGGACGAGCGCGCCTGCGAGGCGGCGGTCACGCAGGCCGAATGGCCCGCCCGGATGCAGCGCCTGCGTCAGGGGCCCCTGGTCGAGGCTGCGCCTGACGCCGAGCTCTGGCTCGACGGCGGACACAACCCTGCCGCCGGCGTCGCGCTGGCATGGGTTCTGGCAAGCCTGCCGCGCCGCCCGACCTGGCTGGTGTGCGGCATGCTCAATACCAAGGACATCGCGGGCTATCTCGGTCCCCTCGCGCCCGAAGTGCAGGGGCTTTATGCGGTGTCGATTCCCGGCGAGGCGAATACGTTGCCGGCGGATGAGACCGCGGCAAAGGCCGTTGCGGCAGGGATGGCTGCCCATACCGCGCCGTCGGTGCTGGACGCGGTCAGGACCATCGTTGACGCGGACCCGTCGGCGCGCATCCTGATCTGCGGTTCGCTGTATCTTGCCGGGTCGGTCCTGCGCGCGAACGGCTGA
- a CDS encoding MFS transporter gives MQQRSAFFTPVLLVGCGIIIVNFAIRGSFGVFQIPIAEEFGWLRAEFSLAIAIQNLAWGIGQPIFGALAEKIGDRRAIVIGALFYAAGLLLSAYSTTPFAMQNWEWLVGFGVAGTGFGVILAVVGRAASDENRSMSLAVVTAAGSVGQVVGAPTAEWMLGFLDWQTTFVVFAAAILACLMLLPFMRIPQAPASRGLEESMGTVLVRAFRDPTFTLIFVGFFSCGYQLGFITAHFPAFVTELCGPIQPGGVLHGLGISTTSALGAVSISLIGLANIAGTLLAGWAGKRFTKKYLLAGIYAGRTLIGAAFILLPVTPLSVILFSVSMGSLWLATVPLTSGLVAQIYGLRYMGTLYGIVFFSHQVGSFLGVWLGGRLYDLYGTYTMVWWIGVGVGAFSALVHLPIRERRPAVLVPA, from the coding sequence ATGCAGCAGCGCAGCGCCTTCTTCACACCGGTCCTCCTGGTCGGGTGCGGCATCATCATCGTCAACTTCGCCATTCGCGGATCATTCGGGGTTTTCCAGATTCCGATCGCAGAGGAATTCGGCTGGCTGCGCGCCGAATTCTCGCTCGCCATCGCGATTCAGAACCTGGCCTGGGGGATCGGGCAGCCGATCTTCGGTGCGCTTGCCGAGAAGATCGGCGATCGCCGCGCCATCGTGATCGGTGCGCTGTTCTATGCCGCCGGACTGCTGCTTTCGGCCTATTCCACCACGCCCTTTGCGATGCAGAACTGGGAGTGGCTGGTCGGTTTCGGCGTCGCCGGCACCGGCTTCGGGGTGATCCTCGCGGTGGTCGGGCGCGCCGCCTCGGACGAGAACCGCTCGATGTCGCTGGCTGTCGTCACCGCCGCCGGGAGCGTCGGACAGGTCGTCGGCGCCCCGACGGCGGAATGGATGCTCGGGTTTCTCGACTGGCAGACGACATTCGTCGTCTTTGCCGCAGCGATCCTCGCCTGCCTGATGCTGCTGCCGTTCATGCGCATCCCGCAGGCTCCGGCGTCGCGGGGGCTCGAGGAAAGCATGGGCACAGTGCTGGTCCGCGCCTTCCGGGACCCGACCTTCACGCTGATCTTCGTCGGGTTTTTCTCCTGCGGCTACCAGCTGGGCTTCATCACCGCGCACTTTCCGGCATTCGTGACCGAGCTGTGCGGCCCGATCCAGCCCGGGGGCGTGCTCCACGGGCTCGGAATCTCGACCACCTCCGCCCTGGGCGCGGTGTCGATCTCGCTGATCGGGCTGGCCAACATCGCGGGCACGCTGCTGGCCGGCTGGGCGGGCAAGCGGTTCACGAAGAAGTACCTTTTGGCCGGGATCTACGCCGGACGCACGCTGATCGGGGCGGCGTTCATCCTTTTGCCGGTCACGCCGCTGTCCGTCATCCTCTTCTCGGTGTCGATGGGATCGCTCTGGCTGGCGACAGTGCCCCTGACCTCGGGACTGGTCGCCCAGATCTACGGGCTGCGCTACATGGGAACCCTCTACGGCATCGTCTTCTTCAGCCACCAGGTCGGCAGCTTCCTCGGCGTTTGGCTGGGCGGGCGGCTTTACGACCTCTACGGCACCTACACGATGGTCTGGTGGATCGGAGTCGGTGTCGGCGCGTTCAGCGCGCTTGTGCATCTGCCGATCCGCGAGCGTCGGCCCGCGGTGCTTGTCCCGGCCTGA
- the fghA gene encoding S-formylglutathione hydrolase, with protein sequence MKTISENASFGGVQGVYAHDSSACACEMTFGLFLPPQAKRHPVPLLWYLSGLTCTHENAMVKAGAQGFAARHGLALVFPDTSPRGEGVADDESYDLGQGAGFYVNATEAPWAPHFRMWDYVADELPKLLERSFDGIDMSRQAVTGHSMGGHGALTLGMGLAGRFRSVSAFSPICNPTGSDWGRKQYDAYLGPDETLWQAHDASLLMAEKGFDGPMLVDIGTDDQFYELLRPETLARAAAARRQEISLRLQAGYDHSYFFVASFIADHVAFHAGALAA encoded by the coding sequence ATGAAGACGATCTCGGAGAATGCAAGCTTCGGCGGTGTGCAGGGGGTCTATGCACATGACTCATCGGCCTGCGCCTGCGAGATGACCTTCGGCCTGTTTCTGCCGCCGCAAGCGAAGCGGCATCCCGTCCCGCTGCTGTGGTATCTGTCGGGGCTCACCTGCACGCACGAGAACGCGATGGTAAAGGCGGGGGCGCAGGGATTCGCCGCGCGGCACGGGCTCGCCCTTGTCTTTCCCGACACCTCGCCCCGCGGCGAGGGTGTGGCCGATGACGAATCATACGATCTCGGACAGGGCGCGGGGTTTTATGTCAACGCAACCGAGGCCCCTTGGGCACCGCATTTCCGGATGTGGGACTATGTGGCGGATGAACTGCCGAAGCTGCTCGAGCGCAGCTTCGACGGCATTGACATGTCGCGCCAGGCTGTCACGGGGCATTCCATGGGCGGGCATGGAGCGCTGACGCTGGGCATGGGCCTGGCGGGACGTTTCCGTTCGGTTTCGGCCTTCTCCCCCATCTGCAACCCGACGGGCAGCGACTGGGGACGCAAGCAGTACGACGCATATCTGGGCCCGGACGAGACGCTCTGGCAGGCGCATGACGCGAGCCTGCTCATGGCGGAAAAGGGCTTTGACGGGCCGATGCTCGTGGACATCGGGACCGACGACCAGTTTTACGAGTTGCTGAGGCCCGAGACACTGGCCCGTGCGGCTGCGGCGCGACGGCAAGAGATCAGCCTGCGGCTGCAGGCCGGATACGATCACAGCTATTTCTTCGTCGCGAGCTTCATCGCCGATCATGTCGCCTTCCACGCCGGTGCGCTGGCGGCATGA
- a CDS encoding ornithine cyclodeaminase family protein produces MSLPVIGFEAGEARLDWLGLTEALAAGHELPKAEIGDTFLYRGPDTLLSRSAWISGLGLAVKSATVFPGNGANGRPVVNGGFTLYSDSDGALSAIIDFHLVTKWKTAGDSLLAARRLARPDSRRILIVGAGTQGRNLHEAYSALFPRADFTVWNRTLDNARSMAAEIGNIAVAEDLETAVRDADIVTCATMSTTPLIRGEWLQPGQHVDLIGAYRSDMREADDTALKRARIFVDSFETTLDHIGELKIPLGEGTISRADVIADYYAPDSFARTSDDEITLFKNGGGAHLDLMTGHYILTRWNDA; encoded by the coding sequence GTGAGCTTGCCCGTCATCGGATTCGAGGCCGGCGAGGCACGCCTCGACTGGCTGGGCCTGACCGAGGCGCTTGCCGCGGGCCACGAACTGCCGAAGGCCGAAATCGGCGACACCTTTCTCTATCGTGGTCCGGATACGCTGCTCAGCCGATCGGCCTGGATTAGCGGGCTCGGGCTCGCGGTGAAGTCCGCCACCGTCTTTCCGGGCAACGGCGCCAACGGCAGACCCGTCGTGAACGGCGGCTTCACGCTTTACTCCGACAGCGACGGCGCGCTTTCGGCGATCATCGACTTCCACCTTGTTACCAAGTGGAAGACTGCCGGCGACAGTCTGCTTGCCGCACGGCGGCTCGCCCGCCCGGACAGCCGCAGGATCCTCATCGTGGGCGCGGGAACGCAGGGGCGCAACCTGCACGAGGCGTATTCCGCCCTGTTCCCGCGCGCGGATTTCACTGTCTGGAACCGTACCCTCGACAACGCGCGGTCGATGGCGGCGGAGATCGGGAACATCGCCGTCGCCGAGGATCTGGAGACCGCGGTGCGGGACGCGGATATCGTCACCTGCGCCACCATGTCGACAACGCCGCTGATCCGGGGCGAATGGTTGCAGCCGGGGCAGCATGTGGACCTCATCGGGGCCTATCGCTCGGACATGCGCGAGGCCGACGACACGGCACTGAAGCGCGCGCGCATCTTCGTGGACAGCTTCGAGACGACGCTGGATCACATCGGCGAGCTGAAGATACCGCTCGGCGAAGGCACGATCTCGCGTGCCGACGTGATCGCCGACTACTACGCGCCCGACAGCTTCGCGCGCACATCCGATGACGAGATCACCCTTTTCAAGAACGGCGGCGGCGCCCATCTCGATCTCATGACGGGGCACTACATCCTCACGCGCTGGAACGACGCATGA
- a CDS encoding YaiI/YqxD family protein — protein sequence MSTLYIDADACPVKEEAERVATRHALKMALVSNGGLRPSRNPLVQTVIVSAGPDEADKWIAERCGPGDVVVTCDIPLAARCVEAGARVLKHDGTALTAANIGQVLATRDLMADLRASDPFRQGGGRAFTKADRSRFLDALEREIRAAARG from the coding sequence ATGAGCACGCTCTACATCGACGCGGACGCGTGTCCCGTGAAGGAGGAAGCCGAGCGGGTGGCGACGCGCCACGCCCTGAAGATGGCCCTTGTCTCGAATGGCGGACTGCGGCCTTCGCGCAATCCGCTTGTCCAGACGGTGATCGTGTCGGCGGGTCCGGATGAGGCGGACAAGTGGATCGCCGAGCGCTGCGGGCCTGGCGACGTCGTGGTGACATGCGACATTCCGCTTGCGGCGCGCTGCGTCGAGGCGGGGGCGCGGGTGCTCAAGCATGACGGAACCGCCCTGACGGCCGCCAATATCGGCCAGGTCCTCGCCACGCGGGACCTGATGGCGGACCTTAGGGCCTCGGACCCGTTTCGCCAAGGCGGAGGCAGGGCCTTTACAAAGGCTGACCGGTCCCGTTTTCTGGACGCGCTCGAACGGGAAATACGCGCCGCCGCAAGGGGCTGA